The Phycisphaerae bacterium sequence TATCACCCTCGCGCAAGTCGGGAGCTGACTATGGGTTTGTTCAAGTCGAAGGACGAACGCCGCATCGAGCGGGACATCAAGATTCGGCAGGGCATCCGGCGCATCGAAAAGTCCATCGCCGAGCAAAACAAGTTCACCGACGAGTTCGTCAAGAACGCCCGCCAGGCCAAGCAAATCGGCGACATGGCGAGCTACCAGTTCATCCGCAACTCACTCAAGAAGACGGCGACCATCAAGAAGCTGCTCGAACGGCAGCTTCTGGCGGTGAAAAACGCCCTGCTGATCAAGCGGCAGGCCGAGGCGGCCGCGGACTTCGCCGGTGCAATGAAAACCATGGCCGCCGAGGTGAGCCGGCTGTACGGCGACACGGACCTGGCGAAGACGCAGCTGGACTGGGAGAAGGCCATGGCCCAGTCGCAGTCGATGGAAGAGCGCATGGCGATGTTCCTCGACGGCATGGAAGAGGGCGCGGCGGCGGACGTCTCGCGCGCCCCGGCGGAGGCGATCAGCGACGAGGAGATCGACCGGATGATCGCGGCCGAGGAGCAGGTCGACCAGGCCCGCGAGGCGCAGCAGATGAGCGCGCTGCGGGCGGAGCTGAACGCCCTGAAGGACCCGGGGCAGAAGGAGACGAAGTAGGCTATGTCGCTCCCGTGGATCGAGCTGCATGGTCAACGTTCGCCGCGTGAGCGGATGTGGCGTGGGCGTCCGCTTTCGCCGGTAACGGAGGTACGCATGTTCTTCAATGATCAGGGACCGGTGCCGGAGACTTTTCGCAAGCTGCGCGAGCGGTTGGCGCAGGCTGGGTTGCCGCACATTTTCATGGGTGCCGTGGCGTTGAATGCCCATGACTACCGGCGGGCGTCCGAAGACGTTGATTTGTGCATGCGGGCGGAGACGCTGGAGGCGTTTCGCAAGCTGTTCGTCGGCACGGTGTATCAGCAGGTGGCTGGCCGACCGCGGAAGTTCTTCGATCCGCAGACGCAAGTGACCTTCGACATCCTCGTCGCGGGCGAGATCGCCGGCAATACGCGCAAGCAGCGCCAGGTGCGCTTTCCGGACCCCTCCGAAGCGGAAACGCACCGCGACACGCCGGTCCCGAGCCTGGCGCGCCTGATCGAGCTAAAGCTGGTCACTTGGCGCTACAAGGACTGGGGCGATGTGGTCGAGCTGATTCGCATCCACGACCTGGGCGAGTCCTTTGCGGATCAGCTCAACCCGATTGTCCGTTCCGCCTACGTGCAGTGCTACGACCAGAAAGTCGAAGAGGACCGCTACAACCCGGAGATCCGCGATCCGCCGCCGGCCGATTAGGCGGGCCAGATGCAAGCACTAGACGAACGGACGGCGCTCCGGGCGGAGTTGAACGCCTAAAAATACGCAGGGCAGAAAGAGACGAAGCGGCGGGCTTGAACGCCAGAAAGCGCGCGATGGTAGGACCTTGCGGATGAGTTGCCGAGCCGTATGGCCACTTGGGACCGTCCTCGCGCTCGCGGCCGTATCCCTCGGCGTCGCGTGCCAGCGGAGTTCGGATCGTGCGCCGGCGCGTGAGCTGCCGCCCCGTCCGTTGCGCGTGCTGACGTGGAATGTCCAGAAGGGCGAACACGGACTCGATGCTCTTATTGCTGAGCTGCGCCAGGCTGACGCCGACATCATCTGCCTGCAGGAAGTGACGGAGCCGCGTGGCAAAGCCGCAGTTCCCAACCAGTCTGAACAGCTGGGCAAAGCGCTGGGCATGTATGTCTACTCGCACGGCGACCGCTTGGACGACGAGCGCAACCAGGCGCTTGCGATCCTGAGCCGCGTGCCGCTGCTGGAGACGAAAGCGCTGTGCGCGCCGGACACGACGCGCAACTACGCAGTCACCGCGGTCGCGCCCTGGCGCGACCTGCGCCTGCGCATCGCGTGCGTCCATCTGGCCGGCACATGGAAAGCACAGTGGGAGCACGTTCAGGAAACGAGCGCGGCGCGCCTCCGTGACTGGACCGCTCTACGCGCGGCGGCGAACCAGTGGACCGGACCGACGATCATTGCCGGCGACTTCAACACGCTGCCCGGTGCATCGCAATTTGCCGAGCTCGGCGATCGGCTACGCATCGTCAGCGGCACGGAGCCGACGTTCCCCAGCGCAACACCGGCAATGTGCCTCGACTATGTGCTGTCGAGCACGGAGTTGTCCTGCACCAAGGTCACGCGCGTCGCGACCGCCGCGTCTGACCACCAGCCGGTGCTGGTAGAATTCGACCTGACCGACGCCGCCACAACGAAGCCAACCACGCAACCGAGGCAGGCTGAACGTGAGCCCTGAGTACGAAACCTGTATTGCGCCGCGTGCGCTCGAACCGCCCCGCGGCGGTGATCTCAAACCGATGAACCGCAATTGAGCAGTGGAGCTATGCCGGCCACCTTCGCCACCTTCCAGCGTCTGAAAGACAAAGGCCTCGCGGCCCTGCGGCAGGGCGACTATGTCGCCGCCAAGCCGTATCTCATCCAAGCCGCCGAGTGCATGATTGACATCTCCGAGGAGAACAAAGACCCCCGCCAACGCGCCGAGCAGGAGGCCTACGCCAAGGAGCTGCTCGAACTCGCCAAGGACTGCGACCGGCGGGCGACGCGCGGCGGCGGCCCGCGCGGCGAACGCGTCCGCGAGGACGGCGACTCCGGCGCGAAAGCCGACGACTGGATCGTCCGCGAAAAGCCGAACGTGCGCTTCACCGACATCGCCGGCCTCGACGACGTCAAGGACGAGATCGCCCTGAAGATGCTGTATCCGTTCCAGCACCCGGAGCTGGCCCAGCGCTACGGCATCAGCGTCGGCGGCGGCATGCTGCTCTTCGGCCCCCCGGGCACCGGCAAGACCATGTTCGCCAGGGCCATCGCCTGCGAGCTCGACGCGACCATGTTCGTCATCAGCCCGGCCCAGCTCATGAGCAAATGGGTCGGCGAGGCGGAGCAGAACGTCAAGAAACTCTTCGACGCCGCCAAGAGCGAGCAGAAATCCGTCATCTTCATGGACGAGGTCGAGGCCCTGGTGCCCCGCCGGCGGGAGAGCCAGTCCACGGTCATGACGCGCGTCGTGCCGCAGATCCTGCAGGAGATCGAGGGCTTCGACCGCAAGTCCGACCGGGCCCTGATGTTCCTCGGCGCGACCAACGAGCCCTGGAGCCTCGACCCGGCCATGCTGCGCCCGGGCCGCCTGGACGCGAAGATCTACGTCCCGTTGCCCGATGCGGAGGCGCGCTTCAAGCTGTTCGAGATCTACCTCGGCAAGCGCCCGCTGGACGACGACGTGGATTTCGCCAAGCTCGTCGAGGCCACCGACGGCTACAGCGGGGCCGACATCAAGGCCATCGCCGAGCGTTCCGCAAGTCGTCCGTTTTTAGAATCGGTGGCGGGGGCTCAGCCGCGTAACATAATGATGGCGGACGTGTTGGACGTGATCGCGCGCACGCCGGCATCGGTCAGCCGCAAGGACCTGGCGAAGTTCGACCAGTGGGCCGCGGAACAGGGTTAAGGCGCGCCCGGCGAAGTCGGGTGTGCCGCTGACGGAGGACTGAACATGCGATCGGTTGGGTGGGCGTACGCGTTGTGGGCGCTGTGCCTGGTCGCGGTGGCCGGTGTGCACCGCTTCTACCTCGGCAGGTACATCACGGGCACGATCTGGTTCTTTACGTGGGGCGTGTTCGGGATCGGGTCGTTCATCGACCTGTTCCTGATCCCGGGCATGGTGGAGCAGAAGAACCGGCAACTGGTGGGCGCCGGAAGCTGGCAGATGCCGTAGCTCGCCGCAGTCACGGAGCATGGGCATGAGCCGCGACGTGTTAAAACGGCTGACCGATCCGCTGGTGGTCGCCCTGCGCTGCACGGGCGCGGACTGGCCACGCGGGCTGCTCGCGGAAACGCGCCTCCCGCCGGCGTGGCTCGCACTCGTCGTGCGCGCGGATGGCCGCCGCCGTCTCGTCCCGGCCGGCGAAGACCCGCGCCCGGAGCGCGACGACACCGTCGTCCTCGTACGTCAGCATGCGCTCGCCATCCCCCTCACCGCGAACAATGTGCCCTCCGCGGATGGGCACCCCGTCAGCGTGGCCGGCGAGCTGATCGTGCAATGCGCCGCGCGCGACGACGAGCTGGCGGCGCTGCACAAGACGTTGCTGGCCGCCGATGAGCTGCACGTCGCGGACGTGGCCAGCGCCCTGCGTGACGCCGGCGCCCGCACGGCGATGCAGCAATTCATTCAAACGCAGCCGGCCGAGCGATTGGTGCATGCGGACCTCCGCGCGGAGCTGCTTGCCGCCCTGCGCACGGCCTTGCAGCGCTTCCTGTTCTCCGCCGGCCTGGTCGTCGAGCGCATCGGCAAACTCGAATTCACGAGCGCGAGCTTCACCCGGCACACCGCCCTGGAGCGCGACACGGCCCGTCGCATCAAGGAAATCGAAGCCCGGGGCGTTGTGGAGCGCGCCGCCCTCGCGGCCACGCAGCGCCGCCTGGGCGAACTCGGCGATATCCTGGCCAAACTCAAGGCCACCGCCGCCGCCGATGAGGGCCGGCAGTGGCGCGAATTGCTGCCAAGCCTCACGCCCAGCGAGCGCGGCCGACTGCTCGAAAGCCTGTGGCGACTCACGCCGGACCGCACCACCGCGGAGGCCCTGGTGGCCGTCGCCGGGCTGGAGTGCGTCTGGCTCGACCCCGCCGAGCCAGAGCGGATCGTCCGGCGGGTGACGCTCTCGGAGGAACTCGGCGGCCTGCGTTCGGTCGTGCATGATCCGAGCGGCGCCCTTTGGGTGGGTGCCGCGCGGGGTGTGTGGCGGCTGCGCGCCGGCGACGGTGCCGTGCTCGGCCACTACGCCATTCCCGGCGACGATACGCCGCGCACGGGGATCAACGCGGCGGTGGCGCACGGCGGGCGCCTGTTCGCGACGCACTCGCAGCTCGGTGTGTGGTCGTGGAGCATCGATGATGCAGCGGATGTGGCCCCGCTATTGACGCCGGCGGGCGGCGTACCCAAGACCATCCGGGCCGTGACAGTGACGGAGCACGGCTGGATCGTGCTGGCTGCGGACGAGTTCGTGCACGCATTCACCGCCGCCGGCGAGCGACTGTGGCAGAGCGGTCGCGCGGACGGGTCGATTCATTGTCTCGCACCGCTGGAAGGCCGGCTCTACGCCGGCACGGCGCGCGGGGCGTTGCAGCGCTGCGAGCTGGAACTGCCCGGCACGTGGCTGACGCTACACCGGGCACGCGCGGCCATTGAGACCGTGCAGGCCCGGCGGTGGGACGACCTGGTCGAACTGGTGATTCCGGCGGGCGCGGAGGGCGTGCATGGCGTCTACGCCGAGGAGGGCATGGTCTCGCGCTTGCTCGAGGCGCCAGTGCCAGTGCGGCGCGTGTGGGCATGTGACGATGTGCTCGTGGCGCTCGCGGACCAGCGCGACCGGCTGATTGTGCTGAACGGGTCAATGCCGGCGCGGACGGGGCGGGAGGTACCGATCGCGCGGCTGCTAGGCCGGTCGGTGCACGATGCGTGTCTGGTTGTCCGGCACGCAGACAGCGACGCAGCCAGACCCCCGAGCGGCGAGTGGGCCCGCGCAGCGGCGAGAAGTTGCCCAGCGACAGAGCCACGCACCCACGAAGGGAAGGACGCATGAACGCAGTGCCGAATACCCGGGCCGAATTGGCGCGCGTGATCGATCACACGTTGCTCAAGGCCGAGACCACGCGGGCACAGGTCGAGAAGCTGTGCGACGAATGCCTGGAATACGGGTTTTTCGCCGCGTGCGTGAACCCCGTGTGGGTACCGCTGTGTGCCGATCGGCTCGCGCACGGCGACACCGTCGTCGCGAGTGTCGTGGGTTTTCCGCTCGGCGCGAACACGAGTGACATCAAGGCGTATGAGGCCCTGACCGCGCTGGAGAACGGCGCCCGCGAGGTTGATCTGGTGGTCAACCTCGGCGCGCTCATCGCCGGCGATCGGACCGCCGTCACGCGCGACATCGCCGCCGTCGTCGAGTCGGTCAAGCGCGCCGACCCCGCAGCGCTGGTGAAGGTCATCCTCGAAACTCGGGCGCTCACCGATGAGCAGATCATCGCTGGCTGCCGCTGCGCTGCGGAGGCCCAGGCCGATTTCGTCAAGACGTCGACCGGCTTTCATCCCGCCGGCGGCGCCACCGTCGAGCATGTGGCCCTCATGCGCAAGCACGCCGCCCCGCTGAAAGTGAAAGCCTCGGGCGGCATCCGCGACCTGGCAACGGCACGGGCCATGCTGGCGGCCGGCGCCGACCGGCTGGGCGTCTCCGCCGGTGTGGCGATCGTGCGTGAGCTGGAGGGCTGAGCCCATGAACGGCGAGCGGCGGGCGCTGTCGTGCCCTCAATGCGGGTGGCAGATCACGCCACGCGGGCGCAGCGTGCCGCGTTTCTGCGCCGTGTGCGGGCAACCGCTGGCAGCAACGCTGCCGAATTTCGCCGCGAGTTCGCCGATGCCGCGGCCTACGCCGCCGGGCGCCTCGGCGGCCTTCATTCTCGGCTTGTGTGGGATTGTGCCGGTCGTGGGGCTTGCGCTCGGGATAGTGGCGATGGTGCTGGGGGGCCGCGCGCTGCGGACCATCCGGACTTCCGGCGGTCAGCTCGGGGGCGAGGGTCTGGCCCGGGCCGGCATGATCATCGGCGGCTTCTGCGCGCTGCTCTGGATGATCGCGCTTTTCCGCTGAATTACTGAAAACGGTGGGGGTAGCACGGACCACCGTGGCACGACCGTGTATGAAGGTCGGCGGGGTTTTATAATCGTGTGTGACTGCGTCAAGGAGACACCCATGACGACCGGCCAGACCGGCGCCCGCACCGTCCGTGCCCCCCGCGGCGCCCAGCTTTCCTGCCAGGGCTGGCAGCAGGAAGCCGCCCTGCGCATGCTCATGAACAACCTCGACCCTGACGTCGCCGAAAACCCCGACCAGCTCATCGTCTACGGCGGCTCCGGCCGCGCTGCACGCAGTTGGGCGGATTTCGACCGCATCGTCGCGGCCCTGAAGCGCCTGCAGAACGACGAGACGTTGCTCGTCCAGTCCGGCCGCGCCGTCGGCGTCATCAAGACCCACCCCGACGCCCCGCGCGTCCTCATCAGCAACGCCATGCTCGTGCCCAAGTGGGCCACCTGGGACGAGTTCCGCCACCTCGAGGGCCTCGGCCTCACCATGTACGGGCAAATGACGGCCGGAAGCTGGATCTACATCGGCACGCAGGGGATTCTGCAAGGCACCTACGAGACCTTCGCCGCCGCCGCCCGCAAGCACTTCGGCGGATCGCTGAAGGGCCGGCTGCTCGTCACCGGCGGGCTCGGCGGCATGGGCGGCGCGCAGCCGCTCGCGGCCACGTTCAACGGGGCGGCAGCGCTCTGCGTGGAAGTGGATCGCAGTCGCATCGAGCGGCGCCTCAAGACGCGCTATTGCGACAAGCTCGCAACCGGTGTGGACGAGGCGCTGGACCTGGTGCTCAAGGCCAAGGCCGCCGGCCAACCACTGTCGGTCGGCCTGCTCGGTAACATCGCCGACGTGCTGCAGGATCTAATCGATCGGAACATCACGCCGGATGTGCTGACCGACCAGACGTCAGCCCACGATCCGCTCAACGGCTACGTGCCCAACGGCATGACGTACGAAGCCGCCCTGGCCCTCCGCAAGAGCCACCCGAGCCAGTACACCAAGGCCGCCTTCCGCACGATGGCCGATCACATGCGCTGCATGTTGGAGCTGCAGCGGCGCGGCGCGGTCACATTCGACTACGGCAACAATCTCCGCGGCCACGCGCAGCAGGCCGGCGTCGAGAACGCCTTCGACGTCCCCGGCTTCGTGCCCGAGTACATCCGCCCGCTGTTCTGCGAGGGCTCGGGCCCGTTCCGCTGGGCGGCCCTCAGCGGCGATCCGGCGGACATTCACGCGACGGACGACGCCGTGCTCGCCACGTTCCCGCAGGAAGAGCATCTCTGCCGCTGGATCCGCCTGGCGCGCGAGAAGGTTGCGTTCCAGGGTCTGCCCGCCCGCATCTGCTGGTTGAAGTACGGCCAGCGGGCCATGATGGGGCACGTGTTCAACGAGCTGGTGCGCACGAAGAAGGTCTCAGCGCCGATCGTGATCGGCCGCGACCACCTCGACTGCGGCTCAGTCGCCAGCCCCAACCGCGAGACCGAGGGGATGAAGGACGGCTCCGACGCGATTGCCGATTGGCCAATGCTCAACGCCCTGACGAACACCGCGTGCGGCGCGACGTGGGTCTCGCTGCACCACGGCGGCGGCGTGGGGATCGGCTACTCGCTGCACGCCGGCATGGTCATCGTCGCCGATGGCACGCCGGAGGCCGATCGCCGCCTGCAGCGCGTGCTGACGGCCGACCCGGCAACGGGCGTCATGCGGCACGCCGATGCGGGCTACACCGAAGCCCTCGCCGTGGCGCGCACACAGGGCGTGGACATCCCCGGCCTGAAATAGCAGTGCAGAAATTCTCGGGCTCGTACTCAGGTACGTACGCACGCAGCGGCGTGCCCGCTCGATCCCTCTCCTCCAAAGGACCGGGCCCGCGTTCGTTGCCGAACGCAGGCCCGTGGTGGTCGCTTCAATCATGTCGCCGGCACGGTCGCCGGTCGGGGGTTACTAATCGCCGCGGCCGTAGAGGATGTACACCTCACCGGCGTCGGCACGGCTCTCCGGATCGGCCAGCATGGCGCTGATCGCAAAGTCGCGGAAGCCGTCGCCGTCGAGATCACCCAGCGCGGTCACGCCGCGGGAAAACGCCGTGAAGCTCTTCCCGGAGCTGGTGGTATAGTCGTAGGACTTAGCTCCGCCGCCGAGCTCGTCGCCCACCTTGCGGCCCAGGAACCGCGCACCAGGCAGATCCACCGTCCCGATCGTGTCCGCGACGACGATGTCGCCGGTCAGGTCGGGCGAGCCGTAGATCAGGTACGCCACGCCACGCCCGCCATCGGCGCCGGGGGCGGCGATCAACACGTCGGCGTAGCCGTCGCCGTCCACGTCACCGAGGCCGGCCACGTTCGCGCCCAACTGCTCGCCGTTCGTGCCGACGAAGCGGATGGCACGCTGTTCCGCCACGATCGCGGGGACCGTCCAGCCGCCCGCCGGGCTTTCCAGGGACTCGTTGCCGAGAATGATGATGACCTCGCCGTCGCCGGCCGGGCCCGCCTCGGCACCGACAATCACGTCATCGATGCCGTCGCCATTGAAGTCGCCGGCGTCGTCGAACACACGGGCCAGCGGCGCGACCACGTTGGAGCCCTTGAGCATGACGCCGGCCAGGCGGCCCGCGTCACCGGGGGCCCGGTGCAGATCTTCGAGCAGCACGTGACCCTCAAAGCCGATCGGCCGGCCGTACACGATGTAAATGGCACCCACCGCCTCGCCGGTGACCGGGTCCTCGATGTTCGGCGAGCCGACGCCGAAGTCGCGCACGCCGTCAGCGTTCAGGTCGCCCAGGGCCCGCACGTAGGACAAGTGGGCCGGCGTGTTCTGCTCGGGCCCGATGATCTCGGGCGTGCGGTCCACGTTGTACCCGGCCGTGCCGGTGGGATACGGCGAATAGTCAGCGTCATACCACGCGGACACGGTGGCTTCCGCTTCCACGCAATCGTCCTCGATGACGTGCGTGCTAAACCCGTAGTTCATGCGCCACGAGCCCACCGTCTCGATGATGTACTGATGCGGGGTCGGCAACGTGTAGTCGGAGCGCTCGGTCTGCTCCACGTCGGGGTTGGGCCAGCGCTGTCCCGGCTCGACCCAGAGCTGGGCCGTGTTCACGCCGTCGGAGCCGCGCTGATCGGCGCGCACCATGTACACAGTACCCGCGCCGACACGCTCCGCCGTCAACGCCGGTACATCGTCCGGCCGGGCCGTGTGCTCCGGCGCGCTGATGTACAGCCACGTGCCGTCGCAGGCCACGGCGGTGCCGAAGCGATCGTCCAGGTCCTGCCCGAGCACGCGGGCCCCAATCGAGGTCGGCGGGATAAACATGCCGGCCCGGACGTATGCCAGCGGGACGCCGCCGCCGTCCAGGTTACCGTAGTATCCGGTCCACGCGGAGATCCCGGAGCCCGCCACGTCCCAGGCCGGGTTTTTCACCAGGCTCGTGCGTGCGATCGAGAGCCACGTCACCCAGACATTCGTAAGCTTGCAGCCGTCGGGGCAGCCGTCCGTGTCCAGCGGCAACGTGAGGCCGAATGACGTGGGATTGCTCAACGGCGGATCGGCCGGCGGCACGGTCCACGGCATGTGGAAGCCGCCCGCGCCTTGTGGGGTCCACCAACCGTTCCACGTGTCCCAGACCACGGTGATATCCCGGTACTCGGTCTCGTTCGGGTTGTCTTCGATTCCGCCGCAATCGCCGCAGCCATCCGTGCAGTCGCAGGGGCAGGCCGGGTTCGTGGGGTCTGCCGGGTCGCAGTACGTCGGCGGATCACCGCTGTCCGGGCACTCGGTCTCCGGATCATAGATATCCGGGAGGCAGTTCACGCACGGCGTCTCCGGCACGCTTTCGATAATCCGATAGATGTAAGCATCCAACCCGACGCGTCCCATCCCCGTGAACAACTGCCCAACCTCATGCAGGTCGAGGACGCGGTCGAACTTGCGCGTGATCATGTCCCGGTTGCTGAGCACGTCGTTATGACTCGAGACGATGACGATGCCGCCCCGGGTGAACTGCGCCAGGTCGAAATTCCATGCACCCATCGAGACAGCATCCAGCTCGAACTCGCCCATGTTGGACAGGTCCGGTTCAAGCAGCGGGTGCTGGAAGGGCCGGGACTGGGTGAGGCTCACGGACTCGACCCGCGGGAAGCTGAACGCGATCTCCGCAAGTCCGTCGCCGTCCATATCAGGGATGACCGAGATGTCGGACAGACCTTCGGTCCAGTTGGTGTTTTGCGGCGCGCGAATCCCGCGGAACACCACGCCCGGGATGGTCGTGCCCGTCGCGTTCAGGTACTTGGTGCCGCGCAGCCGCGTGCTGCCGCCGTAGATCATATAGGCTTCGCCCCAGCCCTGACCCTGGAAAGACGCCAGGTTGGGCTTGCCGAAACGCGCCCCGACCAGCAGCTCGTCCTTGCCGTCCCCATCCAGGTCCGGCACGCTCGTCAGCGTGCTGCCGGCCAGGTCGTTGAAGTTGTGGCCGCGGAGGATCGCGCCTTGCGCGCTGTCGGCCAGGTCATTCAGGTCGAAATCGCCGATCAGCCGATTCGTGATCGACAGCTTCGCGAACTTGCCGATGTGCGTCAGGTTTGGCGCGTAGAAAGCCGTGGGCGGCTCGACGCCGTCGGATACCACCACGTAGTAATAGTACGTGCCCGCCGACACCGCGAGCGTCGGTGCGAAGTCCCGCTGAACGTTCGTGCCCGGGCCAAACGTCGTATCGCTGACCAGGAAGCCGGCGTAGCCGTTGGCCGGATTCGTGTCATCGTCCAGCAGGATGCGGACCGTGTGGCTGGAGTTGTCGCTCGTGGTGATCGCGATCGGCCACGTCTTGGGGCTGACGAGGAAATCGTCCGTCGGGCTCACCCAAGTCGCCGTGGGCGGCACCGCATCCACCGTGATCGTGCCGGGGGCGTAAGCGGTCTTGACTTCGCCGAAGCTCGAGGTCACGCGCAGACCCAGGACGAAGTGCCCCAGGCCGTTGCTCAGCAGGCCGGCGGTCGCGTTTGTGTCGTACGTGATCGTCCCCGAACCCGTGGTCAGTGTGACGACTTGGGCGGTGACGGGGGCACCGTCCGCGACCCCATTCTGGTCGCTATCGCGGGCCACCAGGAACTCGGACTTGGTCACCACGCGCTCCCGGTCGGTTAGCCGGTACGCCACGTCGACCATGGTGCCGGGACGCAGGGCCTGCCCCGTCAACGGGGCACTGATGCGCAGCGTGAAGGTGCCGGTGTCGCCCCCGTCGCCGCCGCCATCATCGCCGCCGTCGTCCCCGCCGTCATCCGGCGTGTTCGCGT is a genomic window containing:
- a CDS encoding DUF4190 domain-containing protein, which translates into the protein MNGERRALSCPQCGWQITPRGRSVPRFCAVCGQPLAATLPNFAASSPMPRPTPPGASAAFILGLCGIVPVVGLALGIVAMVLGGRALRTIRTSGGQLGGEGLARAGMIIGGFCALLWMIALFR
- a CDS encoding endonuclease/exonuclease/phosphatase family protein produces the protein MSCRAVWPLGTVLALAAVSLGVACQRSSDRAPARELPPRPLRVLTWNVQKGEHGLDALIAELRQADADIICLQEVTEPRGKAAVPNQSEQLGKALGMYVYSHGDRLDDERNQALAILSRVPLLETKALCAPDTTRNYAVTAVAPWRDLRLRIACVHLAGTWKAQWEHVQETSAARLRDWTALRAAANQWTGPTIIAGDFNTLPGASQFAELGDRLRIVSGTEPTFPSATPAMCLDYVLSSTELSCTKVTRVATAASDHQPVLVEFDLTDAATTKPTTQPRQAEREP
- a CDS encoding FG-GAP repeat protein; translated protein: MLSRSTASVPVALVLAAAVAMGIMSLGGCPQQQVPDSNTPDSNEPNTTPPDDTNQGGQDRPIPPVIIDSNDANTPDDGGDDGGDDGGGDGGDTGTFTLRISAPLTGQALRPGTMVDVAYRLTDRERVVTKSEFLVARDSDQNGVADGAPVTAQVVTLTTGSGTITYDTNATAGLLSNGLGHFVLGLRVTSSFGEVKTAYAPGTITVDAVPPTATWVSPTDDFLVSPKTWPIAITTSDNSSHTVRILLDDDTNPANGYAGFLVSDTTFGPGTNVQRDFAPTLAVSAGTYYYYVVVSDGVEPPTAFYAPNLTHIGKFAKLSITNRLIGDFDLNDLADSAQGAILRGHNFNDLAGSTLTSVPDLDGDGKDELLVGARFGKPNLASFQGQGWGEAYMIYGGSTRLRGTKYLNATGTTIPGVVFRGIRAPQNTNWTEGLSDISVIPDMDGDGLAEIAFSFPRVESVSLTQSRPFQHPLLEPDLSNMGEFELDAVSMGAWNFDLAQFTRGGIVIVSSHNDVLSNRDMITRKFDRVLDLHEVGQLFTGMGRVGLDAYIYRIIESVPETPCVNCLPDIYDPETECPDSGDPPTYCDPADPTNPACPCDCTDGCGDCGGIEDNPNETEYRDITVVWDTWNGWWTPQGAGGFHMPWTVPPADPPLSNPTSFGLTLPLDTDGCPDGCKLTNVWVTWLSIARTSLVKNPAWDVAGSGISAWTGYYGNLDGGGVPLAYVRAGMFIPPTSIGARVLGQDLDDRFGTAVACDGTWLYISAPEHTARPDDVPALTAERVGAGTVYMVRADQRGSDGVNTAQLWVEPGQRWPNPDVEQTERSDYTLPTPHQYIIETVGSWRMNYGFSTHVIEDDCVEAEATVSAWYDADYSPYPTGTAGYNVDRTPEIIGPEQNTPAHLSYVRALGDLNADGVRDFGVGSPNIEDPVTGEAVGAIYIVYGRPIGFEGHVLLEDLHRAPGDAGRLAGVMLKGSNVVAPLARVFDDAGDFNGDGIDDVIVGAEAGPAGDGEVIIILGNESLESPAGGWTVPAIVAEQRAIRFVGTNGEQLGANVAGLGDVDGDGYADVLIAAPGADGGRGVAYLIYGSPDLTGDIVVADTIGTVDLPGARFLGRKVGDELGGGAKSYDYTTSSGKSFTAFSRGVTALGDLDGDGFRDFAISAMLADPESRADAGEVYILYGRGD
- a CDS encoding ATP-binding protein, translated to MPATFATFQRLKDKGLAALRQGDYVAAKPYLIQAAECMIDISEENKDPRQRAEQEAYAKELLELAKDCDRRATRGGGPRGERVREDGDSGAKADDWIVREKPNVRFTDIAGLDDVKDEIALKMLYPFQHPELAQRYGISVGGGMLLFGPPGTGKTMFARAIACELDATMFVISPAQLMSKWVGEAEQNVKKLFDAAKSEQKSVIFMDEVEALVPRRRESQSTVMTRVVPQILQEIEGFDRKSDRALMFLGATNEPWSLDPAMLRPGRLDAKIYVPLPDAEARFKLFEIYLGKRPLDDDVDFAKLVEATDGYSGADIKAIAERSASRPFLESVAGAQPRNIMMADVLDVIARTPASVSRKDLAKFDQWAAEQG
- the hutU gene encoding urocanate hydratase; protein product: MTTGQTGARTVRAPRGAQLSCQGWQQEAALRMLMNNLDPDVAENPDQLIVYGGSGRAARSWADFDRIVAALKRLQNDETLLVQSGRAVGVIKTHPDAPRVLISNAMLVPKWATWDEFRHLEGLGLTMYGQMTAGSWIYIGTQGILQGTYETFAAAARKHFGGSLKGRLLVTGGLGGMGGAQPLAATFNGAAALCVEVDRSRIERRLKTRYCDKLATGVDEALDLVLKAKAAGQPLSVGLLGNIADVLQDLIDRNITPDVLTDQTSAHDPLNGYVPNGMTYEAALALRKSHPSQYTKAAFRTMADHMRCMLELQRRGAVTFDYGNNLRGHAQQAGVENAFDVPGFVPEYIRPLFCEGSGPFRWAALSGDPADIHATDDAVLATFPQEEHLCRWIRLAREKVAFQGLPARICWLKYGQRAMMGHVFNELVRTKKVSAPIVIGRDHLDCGSVASPNRETEGMKDGSDAIADWPMLNALTNTACGATWVSLHHGGGVGIGYSLHAGMVIVADGTPEADRRLQRVLTADPATGVMRHADAGYTEALAVARTQGVDIPGLK
- a CDS encoding NINE protein; translated protein: MRSVGWAYALWALCLVAVAGVHRFYLGRYITGTIWFFTWGVFGIGSFIDLFLIPGMVEQKNRQLVGAGSWQMP
- a CDS encoding deoxyribose-phosphate aldolase → MNAVPNTRAELARVIDHTLLKAETTRAQVEKLCDECLEYGFFAACVNPVWVPLCADRLAHGDTVVASVVGFPLGANTSDIKAYEALTALENGAREVDLVVNLGALIAGDRTAVTRDIAAVVESVKRADPAALVKVILETRALTDEQIIAGCRCAAEAQADFVKTSTGFHPAGGATVEHVALMRKHAAPLKVKASGGIRDLATARAMLAAGADRLGVSAGVAIVRELEG